A single region of the Bacteroidota bacterium genome encodes:
- a CDS encoding YtxH domain-containing protein, with the protein MNSGKVILGVLAGVAAGVILGILFAPDKGSETRKKIVKKGEDSLDDLKEKLNEIMDQFEALQEDEPIDIFESEKS; encoded by the coding sequence ATGAATTCAGGTAAAGTAATTTTAGGTGTGCTGGCTGGTGTTGCTGCTGGTGTTATTTTAGGCATATTATTTGCTCCGGATAAAGGCTCGGAAACCAGGAAAAAAATAGTGAAGAAGGGCGAAGACTCACTCGATGATTTAAAAGAAAAATTAAACGAGATAATGGACCAATTTGAAGCCCTTCAGGAAGACGAACCGATAGATATTTTTGAAAGCGAAAAGAGCTAG